Proteins encoded by one window of Bauldia sp.:
- a CDS encoding ABC transporter substrate-binding protein, translating into MTQFRKTLLAAAFGLVALAGTAHAADGIVVASKIDTEGALLGNIIVDVLEHAKLPVVNKVSLGPTKIVREALTSGAIDIYPEYTGNAGFFYSVDSDPAWKNPDAAYAKAKELDAANKIVWLAPAPANNTWAISVRKDLADANKLVTLEDFGKWVAGGGKVKLAGSAEFVESPAALPGFQDAYGFKLTADQLLVLSGGDTSATEKAAAEQTSGVNAAMAYGTDGQLAALGLVVLTDTKGVQAVYEPAPTVRADILAKYPQIKDLLEPVFKSLTLETLQTLNAKIAVDGEDAKKVATDYLTEKGFLN; encoded by the coding sequence ATGACCCAGTTCCGGAAGACTTTGCTCGCCGCAGCGTTTGGCCTCGTCGCTCTGGCGGGCACGGCGCATGCCGCCGACGGCATCGTCGTCGCCTCCAAGATCGACACCGAGGGCGCGCTGCTCGGCAACATCATCGTCGACGTGCTTGAGCACGCGAAGCTGCCGGTCGTGAACAAGGTGAGCCTCGGCCCGACCAAGATCGTGCGCGAGGCGCTGACCTCGGGCGCCATCGACATCTATCCGGAGTACACCGGCAACGCCGGCTTCTTCTACAGCGTCGATTCCGACCCGGCGTGGAAGAACCCGGACGCCGCCTACGCCAAGGCGAAGGAACTCGACGCGGCGAACAAGATCGTCTGGCTTGCCCCGGCGCCGGCCAACAACACCTGGGCGATCTCGGTCCGCAAGGATCTCGCCGACGCCAACAAGCTCGTGACGCTGGAAGATTTCGGCAAGTGGGTCGCCGGCGGCGGCAAGGTGAAGCTCGCCGGCTCGGCCGAGTTCGTCGAAAGCCCGGCGGCGCTGCCCGGCTTCCAGGATGCCTACGGGTTCAAGCTTACCGCCGACCAGTTGCTGGTCCTCTCGGGCGGTGACACCTCGGCGACCGAGAAGGCCGCGGCCGAGCAGACTTCCGGCGTCAACGCCGCGATGGCCTACGGCACCGACGGCCAGCTCGCCGCGCTCGGCCTCGTCGTCCTCACCGACACCAAGGGCGTGCAGGCGGTGTACGAGCCGGCGCCAACGGTCCGCGCCGACATCCTCGCCAAGTATCCGCAGATCAAGGATCTGCTCGAGCCGGTGTTCAAGTCGCTGACGCTGGAGACGCTGCAGACGCTCAACGCCAAGATCGCGGTCGACGGCGAGGACGCGAAGAAGGTGGCGACCGACTACCTGACGGAGAAGGGTTTCCTCAACTAG
- a CDS encoding fatty acid desaturase → MSTAVKVKAASRSRVRVEAPTVALAVTIYGGWIAVTLAWRFIPWPLLVLVGGWLTAWQSSLQHETIHGHPTRSRAINDAVGWPPLSLWLPYQVYRASHLRHHHDERLTDPIEDPESAYVTSSVWNRIGPVGRFVLKLNTTLVGRLLIGPAIMIFGFLGSELRAVVGGDRRHLGIWARHAVGIAAILIWLVAVCGMPVWLYLVAFVYPGAALMRLRSFAEHRWAAQVSHRTAVVEASWPFGLLFLNNNLHALHHARPTVPWYDLPDVYAREQSEITARNGGLVYKGYSDVARNFLLRSHDDPVHPDRKQW, encoded by the coding sequence ATGAGCACCGCCGTCAAAGTCAAAGCCGCCAGCCGCAGCCGCGTGCGCGTCGAAGCGCCGACGGTCGCGCTCGCCGTGACGATCTATGGCGGCTGGATCGCAGTGACGCTCGCCTGGCGGTTCATTCCGTGGCCGCTGCTGGTGCTGGTCGGCGGATGGCTCACCGCCTGGCAATCGTCGCTGCAGCACGAGACCATCCACGGCCACCCGACCCGGTCGCGGGCGATCAACGACGCTGTCGGCTGGCCGCCGCTGTCGCTCTGGCTGCCGTATCAGGTCTATCGCGCAAGCCACCTGCGCCACCATCACGACGAGCGGCTGACCGATCCGATCGAGGATCCCGAGTCGGCCTACGTCACGTCCTCGGTGTGGAACCGGATCGGACCGGTCGGGCGCTTCGTTCTGAAGCTCAACACGACGCTGGTCGGCCGGCTGCTGATCGGCCCGGCGATCATGATTTTCGGATTCCTCGGGTCGGAGCTCCGCGCCGTCGTCGGCGGCGATCGCCGGCATCTCGGCATCTGGGCGCGGCACGCGGTCGGCATCGCCGCGATCCTGATCTGGCTGGTCGCCGTCTGCGGCATGCCGGTGTGGCTCTATCTGGTCGCTTTCGTCTATCCGGGCGCCGCGCTCATGCGGCTGCGCTCGTTCGCCGAGCATCGCTGGGCGGCGCAGGTTTCGCATCGCACCGCTGTCGTGGAGGCGTCGTGGCCGTTCGGCCTGCTGTTCCTCAACAACAATCTGCACGCGCTGCATCACGCCAGGCCGACCGTTCCCTGGTACGATCTGCCCGACGTCTACGCCCGCGAGCAGAGCGAGATCACGGCGCGGAACGGCGGCCTCGTCTACAAGGGCTACAGCGACGTGGCGCGCAATTTCCTGCTTCGCTCCCACGACGACCCGGTGCATCCGGATCGCAAACAGTGGTGA
- a CDS encoding PhnD/SsuA/transferrin family substrate-binding protein: MTRLAGFGMYDFRATHDALDALWDWVALDLVARGMADVPAHLAHDRSLEAIWREPDLLLAQTCGYPLRKHLGDAVRYIATPSYDAPGCVGPMHRSFIVVAADAPYASLAELRGARAAVNGYDSNSGMNLFRAALAPIAGGRPMFASVRVTDAHANSLAAIAEGSADVAAIDCVSFWFVMRERPLLADRVRILAETPVSPGLPLITRRGTSDRELAMLRDALAAAVASPATADARKILRLTGFTVLPDEAYDVVLAYEAGAAAAGYPELA, from the coding sequence ATGACGCGCCTCGCAGGCTTCGGCATGTACGATTTTCGGGCCACTCACGATGCCCTCGATGCCTTGTGGGACTGGGTTGCGCTCGACCTTGTCGCGCGCGGCATGGCCGATGTGCCGGCGCACCTGGCGCACGACCGGTCGCTTGAGGCGATCTGGCGCGAACCCGACCTGCTGCTCGCGCAGACGTGCGGCTATCCGCTGCGCAAACATCTCGGCGATGCGGTGCGCTACATCGCAACGCCGAGCTACGATGCGCCCGGCTGCGTTGGTCCGATGCATCGCAGCTTCATCGTCGTTGCGGCCGACGCGCCGTACGCTTCACTTGCCGAGTTGCGTGGCGCTCGGGCGGCGGTGAACGGCTACGACAGCAACAGCGGCATGAATCTTTTCCGCGCCGCGCTCGCTCCGATCGCCGGCGGGCGGCCGATGTTCGCCAGCGTCCGCGTCACCGATGCCCATGCCAACAGCCTCGCGGCGATCGCGGAAGGTTCGGCGGACGTCGCCGCCATCGACTGCGTCTCTTTCTGGTTCGTGATGCGCGAACGGCCCCTGCTGGCGGACCGCGTCCGGATACTGGCGGAGACGCCGGTCAGTCCCGGATTGCCGCTCATCACGCGGCGCGGGACCTCCGACCGGGAACTCGCGATGCTGCGCGATGCGCTTGCCGCGGCCGTCGCATCGCCGGCCACCGCCGACGCGCGGAAGATACTGCGGCTGACGGGGTTCACCGTCCTGCCCGACGAAGCCTATGACGTCGTGCTCGCTTATGAAGCCGGGGCGGCCGCGGCCGGCTACCCGGAGCTGGCGTAG
- a CDS encoding alpha/beta hydrolase — translation MSTITTRDGTKIFYKDWGPKNAQPIVFHHGWPLSSDDWDNQMLFFLAKGYRVIAHDRRGHGRSDQTDTGNEMNTYAADVIELARALDLKNAVHIGHSTGGGEVARYVARAEAGRVAKAVLIGAVPPIMLQTAANPEGLPMAVFDSFRAALVANRAQFFIDVPAGPFYGFNRKGADVKQGLVDNWWRQGMTGGAKAQYDCIAAFSETDFTEDLKAITVPVLVLHSTDDQIVPIADSAHKAIKLLRNGTLKTYEGLSHGVFATHPDLVNADLLAFIKG, via the coding sequence ATGAGCACGATCACCACCCGCGACGGCACGAAGATTTTCTACAAGGATTGGGGCCCCAAGAACGCGCAGCCCATCGTCTTCCATCACGGCTGGCCGCTGAGCTCCGACGACTGGGACAACCAGATGCTGTTCTTCCTGGCGAAGGGCTATCGCGTGATCGCGCACGACCGCCGCGGACACGGGCGCTCGGACCAGACCGACACCGGCAACGAAATGAACACCTACGCCGCCGACGTCATCGAACTCGCCCGCGCCCTCGATCTCAAGAACGCCGTGCACATCGGCCACTCGACCGGCGGCGGCGAAGTCGCCCGCTATGTCGCGCGCGCCGAGGCGGGCCGGGTCGCGAAGGCGGTGCTCATCGGCGCGGTGCCGCCGATCATGCTGCAGACCGCGGCCAATCCGGAAGGCCTGCCCATGGCGGTGTTCGACAGCTTCCGCGCTGCGCTGGTCGCCAACCGCGCCCAGTTCTTCATCGACGTTCCGGCCGGCCCGTTCTACGGCTTCAACCGCAAGGGCGCGGACGTGAAGCAGGGGCTGGTCGACAACTGGTGGCGGCAGGGCATGACCGGCGGCGCGAAGGCGCAATACGACTGCATCGCCGCGTTCTCCGAGACTGACTTCACCGAAGACCTGAAGGCGATCACGGTTCCGGTCCTGGTGCTGCACAGCACCGACGACCAGATCGTGCCGATCGCGGACTCGGCGCACAAGGCGATCAAGCTGCTCCGCAACGGCACGCTGAAGACCTACGAGGGCCTCTCGCACGGGGTGTTCGCCACCCACCCGGACCTCGTCAACGCCGATCTCCTGGCCTTCATCAAGGGCTGA
- a CDS encoding GlxA family transcriptional regulator: protein MARNRKIVAEIGLLIYPDAQLAAVHGLTDLFRIAGEWAPSDKDGVRAAVRVSHWQAGADDGDIQCIWDSHPGTKHRLTHAIAPPSLVMPDKMRPMHVPAAWLVERHAEGTTLCSVCAGAFVLAASGLVNGRRATTHWAFANALADRFPEIDVAVERMVIDDGDIMTAGGILAWVDLGLTLVEKFMGPSTMLATARFLLIEPPGREQRPYSQFIPRFDHGDAAILRAQHHLHATGAQAHELAELTAIAGLEERTFLRRFSKATGMRPTEYAQQVRIAKARESLEATNQPVEQIAWEVGYSDPAAFRKIFQRITGMGPSAYRQRFGVADARDARPA from the coding sequence ATGGCCAGAAATCGGAAAATCGTCGCGGAAATCGGCTTGCTGATCTACCCCGACGCGCAACTGGCTGCGGTCCACGGCCTCACCGACCTGTTCCGTATCGCCGGCGAATGGGCGCCGTCAGACAAGGACGGCGTGCGTGCCGCGGTCCGCGTCAGTCATTGGCAGGCCGGCGCCGACGACGGCGACATCCAGTGCATCTGGGACAGTCATCCGGGCACGAAGCACCGGTTGACGCATGCGATCGCGCCGCCGAGCCTTGTCATGCCCGACAAGATGCGCCCGATGCACGTGCCGGCGGCATGGCTCGTCGAGCGGCATGCCGAGGGTACGACGCTCTGCTCGGTATGCGCCGGCGCATTCGTGCTCGCCGCGTCCGGGCTGGTCAACGGACGCCGCGCCACGACGCACTGGGCCTTCGCCAATGCACTGGCCGATCGCTTCCCCGAGATCGACGTCGCGGTCGAGCGCATGGTGATCGACGACGGCGACATCATGACGGCGGGAGGAATCCTGGCGTGGGTCGATCTCGGCCTCACGCTGGTGGAAAAATTCATGGGGCCGAGCACGATGCTCGCCACCGCGCGCTTCCTGCTCATCGAACCGCCGGGCAGGGAGCAGCGACCGTACAGCCAGTTCATACCGCGGTTCGATCATGGCGACGCCGCGATCCTGCGGGCCCAGCATCATCTGCACGCGACCGGCGCGCAGGCGCACGAGCTGGCGGAGCTGACCGCGATCGCGGGGCTGGAGGAGCGCACGTTCCTGCGCCGCTTCAGCAAGGCAACCGGCATGCGGCCAACCGAATACGCACAGCAGGTGCGCATCGCCAAGGCACGCGAATCGCTCGAAGCGACCAATCAGCCGGTGGAGCAGATTGCCTGGGAGGTGGGATACTCCGATCCCGCCGCGTTCCGGAAAATCTTCCAGCGGATCACCGGAATGGGGCCGAGCGCCTACCGCCAGCGCTTCGGCGTCGCCGACGCCCGCGACGCGCGGCCGGCTTGA
- a CDS encoding EamA family transporter produces MSKTTSTLIGCAAILTWSFLALLTTASGAIPPFQLAAMAFTIGGLVGAVSWIFRPAAIASLRQPWRVWALGIGGLALYHCFYFFAIQSAPPVEASLIAYLWPLLIVVFAAFLPGEKLKLHHVIGVALGLAGAVVAITKGGSVGLADGIKPGHLMALACAFIWSGYSVLSRRFGSVPTDVVAGFCLVTAVVTLALHIALEPTVWPATPTQWIAVALLGALPLGAAFYAWDYGVKHGDIMVLGALSYAAPLLSTIVLLAAGFGVFTWSVALACVLITLGAVIAARDMIFARRRAPAT; encoded by the coding sequence TTGAGCAAGACCACATCCACTCTCATCGGCTGCGCGGCGATCCTCACGTGGTCGTTCCTCGCGCTGCTGACGACGGCGTCCGGCGCGATCCCGCCCTTCCAGTTGGCGGCGATGGCCTTCACTATCGGCGGCCTCGTCGGCGCGGTGAGCTGGATCTTCCGCCCCGCGGCCATCGCCTCGCTTCGCCAGCCGTGGCGAGTGTGGGCGCTCGGCATCGGCGGGCTCGCCCTCTACCACTGCTTCTATTTCTTCGCGATCCAGTCGGCGCCGCCGGTCGAGGCGAGCCTCATCGCCTACCTCTGGCCGCTGCTCATCGTCGTCTTCGCGGCGTTCCTGCCCGGCGAGAAGCTGAAGCTGCACCACGTCATCGGCGTCGCGCTGGGACTGGCCGGCGCGGTCGTGGCGATAACCAAAGGCGGCAGCGTCGGCCTCGCCGATGGCATCAAGCCCGGCCACCTCATGGCGCTCGCCTGCGCCTTCATCTGGTCCGGCTACTCGGTGCTGTCGCGCCGCTTCGGCAGCGTCCCGACCGACGTCGTCGCCGGCTTCTGCCTCGTCACCGCCGTCGTCACGCTGGCGCTGCACATCGCGCTGGAACCGACGGTGTGGCCCGCGACGCCGACGCAATGGATCGCGGTCGCGCTGCTCGGCGCGCTGCCGCTCGGCGCCGCGTTCTACGCCTGGGACTACGGCGTCAAGCACGGCGACATCATGGTGCTCGGCGCGCTCTCCTATGCGGCGCCGCTGCTGTCCACTATCGTCCTGCTCGCCGCCGGCTTCGGCGTCTTCACCTGGTCGGTGGCGCTCGCCTGCGTCCTCATCACGCTCGGCGCCGTGATCGCTGCCCGCGACATGATTTTCGCCCGCCGCCGCGCCCCCGCAACCTGA
- a CDS encoding PAS domain S-box protein produces the protein MRSGSAPTTLVAQVDELAALYRLTDALYRARSSSDVYEAALDAILTTLGTGRASILLFDKAGVMRFVAWRGLSDEYVKAVEGHSPWTTAERDPLPIFVEDADLADEPAPIKAAIKREGIRGLAFIPLVAQGVVIGKFMTYYRTPHIFAPHETDLAIAIARQVGFSIERIRAENARQLAEEELRTSEERFRLMSEHAPVMIWISDPVGRCVRLNTMLRTFWGVGEDQIATFDWRDTMHPEDEARITGRMVEATMHQTEVTVKGRFRNADGAYRILETNAKPHFSAKGEFLGMIGVNVDVTEREEGESRLRASEERFRLAVEAAPSSMMMTDAEGRIVLANAQAERLFGFTREELAARDIATLIPDGHARAEPKPLGEGAETRAIRKDGSEVPVEVGLSPIEMSGGPMTLASVVDISYRKQAESQRDLLLAELNHRVKNTLAVVQSIAHQTFRGNDTSPDARAAFEGRLVALATAHNLLTEANWKGASLERVAGDVLQVRDVNRERVTLMGPDVSLQPKEALAIAMALHELSTNATKYGALSNDGGHVSLEWAWMDEPNGLRVVWRERGGPPVTAPTRRGFGSRLVERTVEQDLDGEIAMDFREDGLICSMEAHLPRLSGEL, from the coding sequence GTGCGATCGGGTTCCGCTCCGACCACCCTCGTTGCCCAGGTCGATGAGCTCGCCGCCCTCTACCGCCTGACCGACGCCCTCTACCGCGCCCGCAGCTCCAGCGACGTTTACGAGGCCGCGCTCGATGCGATCCTCACCACGCTCGGCACCGGCCGCGCCTCCATCCTCCTGTTCGACAAGGCCGGCGTCATGCGCTTCGTCGCCTGGCGGGGGCTGTCCGACGAATACGTGAAGGCCGTCGAAGGCCACTCGCCGTGGACGACAGCCGAGCGCGATCCGCTGCCGATCTTCGTCGAGGATGCCGACCTCGCCGACGAGCCGGCGCCGATCAAGGCCGCGATAAAGCGCGAAGGCATCCGCGGCCTCGCCTTCATTCCGCTGGTCGCGCAGGGCGTCGTCATCGGCAAGTTCATGACCTACTACCGCACGCCGCACATCTTCGCGCCGCACGAGACCGACCTCGCCATCGCCATCGCGCGGCAGGTCGGCTTCAGCATCGAGCGCATCCGCGCCGAGAATGCGCGCCAGCTCGCCGAAGAAGAATTGCGCACCTCCGAGGAACGCTTCCGCCTGATGTCGGAGCACGCGCCGGTGATGATCTGGATCAGCGATCCGGTCGGCCGCTGCGTCCGCCTCAACACGATGCTGCGCACCTTCTGGGGTGTCGGCGAGGACCAGATCGCGACCTTCGACTGGCGCGATACGATGCATCCCGAGGACGAGGCCCGCATCACCGGACGCATGGTGGAGGCGACCATGCATCAGACCGAGGTGACGGTGAAGGGCCGCTTCCGCAACGCCGACGGCGCCTACCGCATACTGGAGACCAACGCCAAGCCGCACTTCTCGGCCAAGGGCGAATTCCTCGGCATGATCGGCGTCAACGTCGATGTCACCGAACGCGAGGAAGGCGAAAGCCGGCTGCGCGCCAGCGAGGAGCGCTTCCGCCTCGCCGTCGAGGCCGCGCCATCGAGCATGATGATGACCGACGCCGAAGGCCGCATCGTGCTCGCCAACGCGCAGGCCGAGCGCCTGTTCGGCTTCACCCGCGAGGAACTCGCCGCGCGCGATATCGCCACGCTGATCCCCGACGGCCACGCCCGCGCCGAGCCGAAGCCGCTGGGCGAGGGCGCCGAGACCCGCGCCATCCGCAAGGACGGCAGCGAGGTGCCGGTCGAGGTCGGCCTTAGCCCGATCGAGATGAGCGGCGGGCCGATGACGCTCGCCTCCGTCGTCGACATCAGCTACCGCAAGCAGGCCGAGTCGCAGCGCGACCTGCTGCTCGCCGAGCTCAACCATCGCGTCAAGAACACGCTGGCCGTGGTGCAGAGCATCGCGCACCAGACCTTCCGCGGCAACGATACCTCGCCCGACGCGCGCGCCGCCTTCGAAGGGCGGCTGGTGGCGCTGGCGACGGCGCACAATCTGCTCACCGAGGCGAACTGGAAGGGCGCCTCGCTCGAGCGCGTCGCCGGCGACGTGCTGCAGGTGCGCGACGTCAACCGCGAGCGCGTCACGCTGATGGGACCGGACGTGTCGCTGCAGCCGAAGGAGGCCCTCGCCATCGCCATGGCGCTGCACGAGCTGTCCACCAACGCCACCAAATACGGTGCCCTCTCCAACGACGGCGGCCATGTCTCGCTCGAGTGGGCGTGGATGGACGAGCCGAACGGCCTCCGCGTCGTCTGGCGCGAGCGCGGCGGCCCGCCGGTCACGGCGCCGACGCGCCGCGGCTTCGGCTCTCGTCTGGTCGAGCGCACCGTCGAGCAGGACCTCGACGGGGAGATCGCGATGGACTTCCGCGAGGACGGCCTGATCTGCTCGATGGAAGCCCACCTGCCGCGCCTTTCCGGTGAGCTTTGA
- a CDS encoding response regulator, giving the protein MSLIEGKRILVVEDEGLVSAMVEDMLAELGALVVGTASTIARGMLLARTIRELDAAILDVNVREERIDPVAEALIGRGVPIVFATGYGAAPAVARGTAVVLDKPYTRDKLARALSTVLSHTAP; this is encoded by the coding sequence TTGAGCCTGATCGAAGGCAAGCGCATTCTGGTGGTGGAAGACGAGGGCCTCGTCTCGGCGATGGTCGAGGACATGCTGGCCGAACTCGGCGCGCTCGTCGTCGGCACCGCCTCGACGATCGCGCGCGGCATGCTGCTCGCCCGCACCATCCGCGAGCTCGATGCCGCGATCCTCGACGTCAACGTGCGCGAGGAGCGCATCGACCCGGTCGCCGAGGCGCTGATCGGGCGCGGCGTGCCGATCGTGTTCGCCACCGGCTACGGCGCTGCGCCGGCGGTGGCCAGGGGGACGGCCGTGGTCCTCGACAAGCCCTACACCCGCGACAAGCTCGCTCGCGCGCTCAGCACCGTATTGTCCCATACTGCACCGTAG
- a CDS encoding DUF892 family protein: MAKMPKTLDVLFHDTLKDIYFAEKKILSTLPKMEKAAQSADLKAAFAKHRGETAGHVERLEEVFGMIDKKPQAKTCDAIMGITEEGAEIMKEYKGSPALDAGLLAAAQAVEHYEISRYGTLRTWAQELGLDDAVELLQATLDEEEATDEALTEIAETVVNQEAEAA; this comes from the coding sequence ATGGCCAAGATGCCGAAAACCCTCGACGTTCTTTTCCACGACACGTTGAAGGACATCTACTTCGCCGAGAAGAAGATCCTGTCGACGCTGCCCAAGATGGAAAAGGCGGCGCAGAGCGCCGACCTGAAGGCGGCGTTCGCCAAGCATCGCGGCGAGACGGCGGGCCACGTCGAGCGCCTCGAGGAAGTCTTCGGCATGATCGACAAGAAGCCCCAGGCCAAGACCTGCGACGCGATCATGGGCATCACCGAAGAGGGCGCCGAGATCATGAAGGAATACAAGGGCTCGCCGGCGCTCGATGCAGGGCTGCTCGCGGCGGCGCAGGCGGTTGAGCACTACGAAATCTCGCGCTACGGCACGCTGCGCACCTGGGCGCAGGAGCTAGGTCTCGACGATGCGGTCGAGCTGCTGCAGGCGACCCTCGACGAGGAGGAAGCGACCGACGAGGCGCTGACCGAGATCGCCGAGACCGTGGTCAACCAGGAAGCCGAAGCGGCGTAG
- a CDS encoding YcnI family protein, whose product MPRFHFAAAFGAVLAFPLAASAHITLEKQQAAVGGSYKAVFRVPHGCGGSPTVAIRIKIPDGVISVKPQPKPGWKVATVKAAYAKPYKLYGDTLTEGVTEVDFTGGNLPDEFYDEFVVSTYVTADLKPGDALYFPVVQECASGTERWIEIPALGKKAQESERPAPSVTLTPAAGDGD is encoded by the coding sequence ATGCCCAGATTCCATTTCGCCGCGGCGTTCGGCGCCGTCCTCGCATTCCCGCTCGCCGCTTCCGCCCATATCACGCTGGAAAAACAGCAGGCCGCCGTCGGTGGCAGCTACAAGGCCGTGTTCCGCGTGCCCCATGGCTGCGGCGGATCGCCGACCGTCGCCATCCGCATCAAGATTCCGGACGGCGTCATCTCGGTGAAGCCGCAGCCGAAGCCCGGCTGGAAGGTGGCCACCGTCAAGGCCGCCTACGCCAAGCCCTACAAGCTTTACGGCGACACGCTGACCGAAGGCGTCACCGAGGTCGATTTCACCGGCGGCAACCTTCCCGACGAATTCTACGACGAGTTCGTCGTCAGCACCTATGTCACCGCCGACCTGAAGCCCGGCGACGCGCTCTACTTCCCGGTCGTACAGGAATGCGCCTCGGGCACCGAACGCTGGATCGAGATACCGGCGCTCGGCAAGAAGGCGCAGGAGAGCGAGCGCCCGGCGCCCAGCGTGACGCTGACGCCCGCCGCGGGCGACGGCGACTAG
- a CDS encoding copper resistance protein CopC — MLRALALASLLALAGAGNAFAHATLLTANPADGSVVAEAPSAFVLTFDEPVSPIALRLIEPDGSGTDLAGVVARNATVSAAAPALAKGTHALSWRVISADGHPVGGSVVFSVGGISTMTMASPPASPAGRAVAIWAARLLLYLGLFAGVGGAFFAAWIADGPLPAGPARFVRLSIGVGIVAAAASFALQGLDVVDAPFAALATRGPWAAALATSYAYTIAIAVVALLLAAAPQRWSTAVALALVGAALAASGHSADAPPFARVAVFVHGISIAFWLGALIPLAATVRTGALARFSRIAPLPILTLVASGIALAVAQLGAISALWETTYGRILAAKIALVVLLLAIAAWNRYRLTPRADIRGLRRAIVAEVILAILILGLVATWRFTPPPRTLAEVEVQATPLHFHIHGEKAMADVSLTPGGPGPVAVSLAIQSGDFGLLDAKSVTLTLTNPAAGIEAIRREAKHLDGALWRIDDLILPAPGKWTAKIDILVTDFDQVTLEQSFDVPPA, encoded by the coding sequence ATGCTCCGTGCGCTTGCCCTCGCATCGTTGCTGGCGCTCGCGGGCGCCGGCAACGCCTTTGCGCACGCCACGCTGCTGACGGCCAATCCCGCCGACGGCAGCGTGGTGGCGGAGGCGCCATCGGCATTCGTGCTCACCTTCGACGAGCCGGTCTCGCCGATCGCGCTCCGTCTGATCGAACCCGACGGCAGCGGCACCGATCTTGCCGGCGTCGTCGCGCGCAACGCGACGGTATCGGCGGCGGCGCCGGCGTTGGCGAAGGGCACGCATGCGCTGAGCTGGCGCGTCATCTCCGCCGACGGCCACCCCGTCGGCGGCTCGGTCGTCTTCTCCGTCGGCGGCATCTCGACCATGACCATGGCGTCGCCGCCCGCATCGCCGGCCGGCCGCGCCGTCGCCATCTGGGCAGCGCGGCTGCTGCTCTACCTCGGCCTGTTCGCCGGCGTCGGCGGCGCGTTCTTCGCGGCGTGGATCGCGGATGGCCCGCTGCCGGCCGGCCCGGCGCGCTTCGTTCGCCTGAGCATCGGCGTTGGCATCGTCGCCGCCGCCGCTTCGTTCGCACTTCAGGGCCTCGACGTCGTCGACGCGCCGTTCGCCGCGCTCGCGACGCGCGGGCCGTGGGCGGCGGCGCTGGCGACCAGCTACGCCTACACGATCGCGATCGCGGTCGTCGCGCTGTTGCTGGCGGCAGCCCCGCAACGATGGTCCACCGCGGTCGCGCTCGCGCTCGTCGGCGCCGCGCTCGCCGCCAGCGGGCATTCCGCCGACGCGCCTCCCTTCGCCCGTGTCGCCGTCTTCGTCCACGGCATCAGCATCGCGTTCTGGCTGGGCGCGCTGATCCCGCTTGCCGCGACCGTCCGCACCGGCGCGCTCGCCCGCTTCTCGCGCATCGCGCCCCTGCCGATTCTGACGCTCGTAGCGTCGGGCATAGCGCTGGCCGTCGCGCAGTTGGGCGCCATCTCCGCGCTGTGGGAGACCACCTACGGCCGCATCCTCGCAGCCAAGATCGCGCTCGTGGTCCTGCTCCTCGCCATCGCGGCATGGAACCGCTACCGCCTGACGCCGCGCGCCGATATCCGCGGCCTGCGCCGCGCCATCGTCGCCGAGGTCATCCTCGCGATCCTGATCCTCGGGCTCGTCGCGACCTGGCGCTTCACCCCGCCGCCGCGCACGCTGGCGGAGGTCGAGGTCCAGGCGACGCCGCTCCATTTCCATATCCACGGCGAGAAGGCGATGGCCGATGTCAGCCTGACGCCCGGCGGCCCCGGTCCCGTCGCGGTATCGCTGGCGATCCAGTCGGGCGACTTCGGTCTGCTCGACGCGAAGTCCGTGACCCTGACGCTGACCAACCCGGCGGCCGGCATCGAGGCCATCCGCCGGGAGGCCAAGCACCTCGACGGCGCCCTGTGGCGGATCGACGATCTGATACTGCCGGCACCTGGAAAGTGGACGGCGAAGATCGACATCCTGGTCACCGACTTCGATCAGGTGACGCTGGAGCAGAGCTTCGACGTTCCGCCCGCGTGA